One Candidatus Omnitrophota bacterium genomic window, TTAAAGGTCCTTACCGGATGCGGATTTAAGGTCAAAGGTTTAATTGTCGGCAGCGGCCCTCAAGAAATGTATTTGAAACAGGTGTGTGATAACCTTGCCCTTAATGGAAATGTTATTTTTACCGGTGTAAGGAGCGATATCCCGGAACTGTTTAAGGCAATAGATATGATTGCTCTTCCTTCAACAAGGGAAGGTTTTCCTATGATTATATTAGAGGCTATGTCTGCAGGAGTACCTGTGGTTGCTTCAAGCGTTGGAGGGGTCCCTGAAGTTATAACTAACGGTTTTAACGGGCTTTTAGTTGAGCCTGAGAACCATACTGAGTTAAAAGCTGCTTTCGCTAAGTTAATCCATGATGAGCGGTTATCTAATAGCCTAATAGATAACGCTCGCGCTACAGTAGCAAAAGAATTTAATTTGAGGAATATGATCGATAGCACACAGGGGCTATATGAAAAGATTTATGAAAGCAAATTGCCTAAGGCGGATAAATGAAGAATAAACGCTTAAATATAGCTTTTGTCTTAATCTTTGTCGCAGGTATACTCTTTGCCGGTTTATCTTACGCTGTGCTTACAAAAACAAAGCCCCTAATAAATAAGATAAAATCAAAAGTCAAAGAGCGTGTTATTGCCAATATCCCAAAGGCAAAAGATCCTCTTGTTATATGCGATTTTGAAAACAGCGCGGATTTAGACAAATGGAATGCATCCAAAGCGAGCGTTGAGATATCAGAAGAGCATCCTACTTCCGGAAAGTACTCGGCAAAGCTTACTTATGAGCCTTCGGGCGATTCCTCATCTGTCAGGATAGAGAAATATTTTGAAAAAGACAGGCGTATTGTAAATTGGTCAGGGTATGAGGCGCTTGTTTTTGATATTTATAATCCTAATAAGAACGCTGAGAGAATGATCCTTCAGGTGCGGGATAATAGCGGCGGCAAGGTTAAAATTGACCTGCATTTAAGGCCAAATGCAAATAATAGAATCGAGGTTGATATTAGAAGCCTTTGGGATAAATTAAACCCGTCTAAGATTGACCAGTTAAACCTGTTTTTATGGGGCAATAAGTCGGTAAAGGCATTTTATTTGGATAGTGTCATGCTTCTTCCCGCGGCAGCATTGGAGAAAGTCGCAAAAAGCATATCAGACGACGAATTTATTCCAAAAGAAGGCGAGCAAGTTTACGCTTTGGGCGATTACCTGGAGTTTAATAAAGCCAGATGGGGCAGCTGTGAAGACGGGGTATCTGTGCCTATATATATCAACAATTTTACTACGGCTAAGCTTAACTCAACGGTTGTCCGCGGAGGCGTGCCTTTTGGAAGAGGGCAGTTAAACAGCCTTGATAAGCTTATGCTAAATGACGGGGCGGGAAATAATATTGAATTCCAGGCTCAAATTGTGTCAAAGTGGCCTGATGGCAGTATTAAGTGGGCATTGATCTCTTTTAAACCTGAAGTTGATGCCGCAACTATTAAAAAATACAACTTAGTTTATTCAAATGCAATAAGCAGGAAGAAACAGGAATCAGCTTTAAAAGTAGATGAAGGCTTAAAAAATATTGCGATAAATACCGGAAAAATCAAGCTGGTAATACCCAAAAGCGGATTCTATCTTTATGATAAACTTTGGCTGGATAAGAATAATGATAAGAAATTTGATGATAGCGAGATCGTTTCATCAAAAGCGAGCCTTGTGCTTGAGCGCGACGGCAAGAAATACTACAGCCATTTGGATAAAAATTATAGGCTTACCGTTGAAAAATCCGGGCCTCTTGAGGCTTGCATAAAGGCAGAGGGATGGTTTGTTGCTGATAACGGAAAGAAGTATTGCAAATTCATTGTCAGGATACATGCCTATGAATTAAGCGGAGAAATAAAACTCCAGCATACCTTTGTCTATACCGGATACCCGGAAAATAAATATCATTACCTATACAAAGGCAAACGCCTTCCAAGGAATGAAACCATAGATGCGGTTTATATTGAGCTTCCCGTAAAGATAGATGGGGATAAAGCTGTAACTTTTGCCGCTGACGATAAAATTATGCAGTCAGCTTTTGGCGGAGCCATCAGTTTCTTACAGCTTAAACCGGACAGTTATACAGTAACAGGTTCTGGTAAGCCGATTGGCAGCGGAAACAGGCTTGAAGGATGGCTTGATTTGAGCAGTGATGGCTATGGGGTATCAATTGGAGTAAAAGATTTTTGGCAGCAATTCCCTAAGGGGTTTTCTGTAGATAAAGAAGCGGGTAAGTTAAAAATCGATCTCTGGCCTAAAGAAGCAGGCAAACTTGACTTAAAAACTACTCAAAAAGCCTATGGCCCGGACGCAGTCGCACGGGGCAGCGCCTTTGGCCTGGCTAAGACGCATGACCTGGCATTTAATTTTCATAACGGAAATTATGAAGTTGGCGAGGTTAAGAATAAAATACGGAGCTTATTAAGCGATGTTGTTATAACTTCAGATCCTATATGGGTATCAGATACCAGGGTTTTAGGGAGAATATGGCCGTATGACACGCGTTTTAAATCAGCAGAGAGTTTCTTGAGCAAGCTTTTTGACTGGGGCAGCAGGCAGGTCGATAAATTTAGCTGGTATGGGATGATAGATTTCGGCGATACTCTATCCTGGTATAGGAAGGAAGCGTACGATAAATCTTATGATGACTGGGGCTGGCATCCCGAAGGAAGGCATGGCTGGTTTAATTGTGAGGGAGTTGGCACGCATGCCGGAGCATTAATACAGTTTTTACGGACAGGCAATTACAAATATTATATTTTTGGCAAAAACCTCTCGCGCCACATTATGGACATTGATACCTGCCACTATAATACGGTGGCAAATGATAGCAGGCTTAGAGGCAGGATACCCGAAGATTACAGTCGCCCAGGCTCCATGCACAGGCATAACGCTGACCACTGGGGAGGAAGGAACGAAGAAACTTCGCATACAAATGTTTACGGCCTGGTTTTGTATTATTATCTTACGGGGAATGAGAGAGCAAGAGATGTTATTGACGAGGTTGGAAGTTTCTTTCTCAAAGAACATATGACATATTTCGGCCATCCCGATATTTCACCTCAGCGCTCCATTGCAAATGTTATTTGGGGTGATGTTGTATTATATGAGCTTACAGGAGAAAAAAAATATAAGGAACAGGCAGATAAGCTGGTGAATTTATTCTTTAGAGGCCAGAAATACAACGGAGCCTGGCCTGAAAATTATAACCCTGTACGCAAACGCTGGGAAGGCAAACCACATCTTAGTTTTATGAGCCAATATACCATACCGGCATTAATAAATTATCATATGATTACCGGTAATAAAGCTATTGCCGGTTGTATTATTAATGCTACTGATTTTCTTATTGAGAGCGACGAGTACGGCGCTATATTAGATGCGCTTAGCTATAGCTATTGGCTGACCGGAGATAAAAAATACAAAGATACATTGAATAAAAAGCTTGATTACACGGTAAGGCACCAGAAGGCAAGCACTGACCCGTTATTTGACGGCATGATTTACCAAAAAGCATATTATGCAAGGGTAATGGAATATTTGTACAACTTACCGTTTGCTTTTGAGGGATTGGCACAAGATGAAAAAACCGGAAAATAAGAAAAAGTCTATACTAATGTACCACTCTGTGGGTTTTCCTGTTTTGGGGGATCCGGGTAACGGACTGTATTGTGTAAGTAAGGAGAATTTCAGGGAACAGATGCAATACATTACACAGGTCACAAAGACACAAAGTCACAAGGTCACAGAACACAGTAAATTTGATGAAGTCCACAGTCCACAGTCTACAGTCCACGGTAAATTGGATGCTGTGGTCCGTCGACCGTCGACCGTCGACTGCTTAATAACCTTTGACGACGGGGATGTGACGAATTTTACACAGGCTTATCCGGTATTAAAAGAACTGGGATTAACTGCGTATTTCTTTATATTAGCCGGCAAGATCGGCTCATCGGGCTATATGAGCTGGGGACAGATAAAAGAAATGCATGATAATGGCATGATTATCGGTTCGCATGGCATGACACATAGGATAATGCCCGCACTATCCGATAAAGACATCAGGTATGAAATAAACACTTCAAAGGAATTCATTGAAGGCAAGCTTAAAACAAAGATTTATTATTTTTCGATACCGCGCGGATTCTATAATAAGAAAATATTGGGGATGCTGAAAAAAGCAGGATATAAAGGGGTTTTTACATCAGACTCCGGCAGGATAAATGATTATGAATTCGGCAGGATAGCGATCAGGAGCAATTGGGGGATAGGCCAGTTTAAAAAAGTATTGGAACGCGGGCCAAGCGTAAAAGATAAGCTTGAAGGAAGGCTTCGTAAGTCAGCGATCAATTTGATAGGCATAAACAATTACGATAAATTAAGGATGGGATTGCTAAAGAAATGAAGATATTATTCTGGGTTTCACTGTTGGTAATAATTTATGTTTATCTCGGGTATCCGTTATTGGCGTACCTGTTTTCGCTGCTTTATAAAAAACCATTAGCCGCAAAATATGTTTATCCGACGGTATCTATCTTGATTTCGGTCCATAATGAGGAGATAAATATCCGGAATAAGATTAATTCTTTGATGGAACTTGATTATCCGCAGGATAGATTAGAGATTATTTTCGGGTCGGATGGGAGTACGGATGGCACCGAAGAAATAATAAAACGAGATATTGAGGCCACAAGGCCACAAGGTCACAAGGTCACATTAGTAAGGCAGGAGAAGAGGCTGGGGAAGCCGAGCATGCTGAATAAGCTGGTAAAAGAAGCCAAAGGAGAAATCCTTGTCTTTACCGATGCCAGGCAGAGGTTGGACAATAATGCCTTAAAAGAGCTGGTCAAGCATTTTGCCGACGGAAAAGTTGGCTCGGTCAGTTCAGAGTTGATTTATGAGGATGAATCGCCGGAAAATAAGTCTTCAGGCGGAATTAACCTTTATTGGGAATATGAAAAGTTTATCCGTAAAAGTGAATCACGCATGGGCTCTATGCTTGGGGCGACAGGCGCTCTCTATGCGATAAGAAGCAAGCTCTTCCCGGGGCTGCCTGAGGATATGATATTGGATGATGTTTATATCCCCATGAAAATTGTTGAAAAGGGCTATCGTGCGGTATTTGACTCTAAGGCCAAGATTTATGATAAGGTATTCAGCGCGACCCGAAGATAGAATTTTCCAGAAGGGTGCGCACACTGGCAGGGAATTTCCAGTTATTTTATTACCTCAAAGAGTTATTTAATCCATTCAGGGGCAAAATATCCTGGCAGTTTTTTTCACATAAATTTTTAAGGCTGATTATTCCGCTATTCCTGGCACTGCTATTATTATCCAGCGCCTTTTTATTTAACGAGCCGTTTTATAGATTATTTTTATTTTCTCAGGAGGCGTTTTATATCTTTGCTATACTCGGTAAATATTCAAAGCGCCGCAATAAAATTTTCGATGTTCCGTATATGTTCTGTATTATGAATTATGCTGCGGTAATCGGTTTTTACCGTTTCTTAAACAATAAACAGGGGGTCCTATGGGAAAAGGCAGCAACTTTGGATTTACGCAAAGCTTAAATAAAGAATCTGTTATCAGGCTGGCTGTAATTGCCGGGTTGATTATTATTTCGTATATTCCGACTTTAATCTGGATGGTCGAAAGATGGACGGCAAAGGATACGTATTATAGCCATGGTTTTCTTGTGC contains:
- a CDS encoding polysaccharide deacetylase family protein, whose product is MKKPENKKKSILMYHSVGFPVLGDPGNGLYCVSKENFREQMQYITQVTKTQSHKVTEHSKFDEVHSPQSTVHGKLDAVVRRPSTVDCLITFDDGDVTNFTQAYPVLKELGLTAYFFILAGKIGSSGYMSWGQIKEMHDNGMIIGSHGMTHRIMPALSDKDIRYEINTSKEFIEGKLKTKIYYFSIPRGFYNKKILGMLKKAGYKGVFTSDSGRINDYEFGRIAIRSNWGIGQFKKVLERGPSVKDKLEGRLRKSAINLIGINNYDKLRMGLLKK
- a CDS encoding glycosyltransferase family 2 protein, yielding MKILFWVSLLVIIYVYLGYPLLAYLFSLLYKKPLAAKYVYPTVSILISVHNEEINIRNKINSLMELDYPQDRLEIIFGSDGSTDGTEEIIKRDIEATRPQGHKVTLVRQEKRLGKPSMLNKLVKEAKGEILVFTDARQRLDNNALKELVKHFADGKVGSVSSELIYEDESPENKSSGGINLYWEYEKFIRKSESRMGSMLGATGALYAIRSKLFPGLPEDMILDDVYIPMKIVEKGYRAVFDSKAKIYDKVFSATRR